One genomic region from Spiroplasma endosymbiont of Polydrusus cervinus encodes:
- the asnS gene encoding asparagine--tRNA ligase, giving the protein MTTVLQLYQNQVKDQDEVTILGWVRSNRSSGKLGFLVVNDGTIFDNVQIVYKAEQLPNFLEISSLRVSSAIKVVGKFCLTPSTKQTFEIQATMIEILDQASKDYPLQKKEHSYEYLREISHLRAKTNTFNAIFRIRSSSAFAIHQFFNKNNFIYVHSPIITENDVEGAGESFVVTTRTDNNYPEDFFGKKASLTVSGQLHAEGFAQAFRQVYTFGPTFRAENSNTTRHAAEFWMIEPEVAFIDLAENMTLIETMIKHIINYLFANNRHELEFLNNNVDDKLLARLQNVIDEEFVRLSYTTVIEILQKAVTKGQQFNNPNIFWGMDLETEHERYLCEQETKKPTFLFDYPKEIKAFYMKAQDDNKTVAACDLLVPGIGELVGGSVRENDYDKIVNRCHELKIPMADLQWYLDLRKYGYYKSSGFGLGFERFVMYVTGATNIRDVIPFPRTPRNLLF; this is encoded by the coding sequence ATGACAACAGTTTTACAGTTATATCAAAATCAAGTTAAAGATCAAGATGAAGTTACAATTTTGGGGTGAGTTCGTTCTAATCGTAGTAGTGGTAAACTAGGTTTTTTAGTTGTGAACGATGGAACTATTTTTGACAATGTGCAAATTGTTTATAAAGCGGAACAACTTCCTAATTTTTTAGAAATTAGTAGTTTACGAGTTTCATCCGCCATTAAAGTGGTTGGTAAGTTTTGTTTAACACCATCAACGAAACAAACCTTTGAAATTCAAGCAACAATGATTGAAATTCTTGATCAAGCAAGTAAAGATTACCCGTTACAAAAAAAAGAACATTCATATGAATATTTACGCGAAATTTCTCATCTACGCGCAAAGACTAATACTTTTAATGCTATTTTTCGAATTCGTAGTAGTAGTGCTTTTGCCATTCATCAGTTTTTTAATAAAAATAATTTTATTTATGTTCATTCGCCAATTATTACGGAGAATGATGTTGAGGGAGCTGGTGAATCATTTGTTGTGACAACAAGAACGGATAATAATTATCCCGAAGATTTTTTTGGCAAAAAAGCTAGTTTAACTGTTTCTGGGCAATTGCACGCCGAGGGATTTGCCCAAGCATTTCGCCAAGTTTATACTTTTGGGCCAACTTTTCGTGCGGAAAATTCGAATACAACAAGACATGCTGCCGAGTTTTGAATGATTGAACCAGAAGTTGCTTTTATTGACCTTGCGGAAAATATGACCTTAATTGAAACAATGATTAAACATATTATTAATTATTTATTTGCTAATAATCGGCATGAGTTAGAATTTTTAAATAATAATGTTGATGATAAATTATTGGCAAGATTACAAAATGTCATTGATGAGGAATTTGTGCGTTTATCATATACAACAGTAATTGAAATTTTACAAAAAGCGGTCACAAAAGGACAACAATTTAATAATCCTAATATTTTTTGAGGAATGGACTTAGAAACTGAGCACGAAAGATATTTATGTGAACAAGAAACCAAGAAACCAACCTTTCTATTTGATTATCCAAAAGAAATTAAAGCATTTTATATGAAGGCCCAAGATGATAATAAAACAGTAGCGGCTTGTGATTTATTAGTACCAGGAATTGGTGAATTAGTTGGAGGTAGTGTTCGGGAAAATGATTATGACAAAATTGTTAACCGTTGTCATGAATTAAAAATTCCTATGGCAGACTTACAATGATATCTTGATTTACGAAAATATGGGTATTATAAAAGTTCTGGTTTTGGCTTAGGATTTGAACGCTTTGTGATGTATGTTACCGGGGCAACTAATATTCGGGATGTGATTCCTTTCCCCCGCACACCACGCAACTTACTATTTTAA
- a CDS encoding transposase family protein, whose protein sequence is MARKGQKFNKYTAYFRKMIVQEVKNNSISFIAKKYQINKKTVASWYENFKKGILNTNKGPKESFEKRDLNYYKVRYELLKKLHDFYN, encoded by the coding sequence ATGGCAAGAAAAGGACAAAAATTTAATAAATATACAGCATATTTTCGAAAAATGATAGTACAAGAGGTTAAAAATAATAGTATAAGTTTTATTGCAAAAAAATATCAAATTAATAAAAAAACTGTTGCTTCATGGTATGAAAATTTTAAGAAAGGAATTTTAAACACCAATAAAGGTCCAAAAGAATCATTTGAAAAAAGAGATTTAAACTATTACAAAGTTAGGTATGAATTACTAAAAAAGCTTCATGACTTTTACAATTAA
- a CDS encoding Mbov_0401 family ICE element transposase-like protein: protein MINFDKNFIKNYFNFLDKQSVEIIKQNLENYDEWILKNYKTHESLKEFKKYKVKEIKPKTLITMGGKIIFKRRKLYKINTETGKEEYIFLLDKLLEIEKWQRIDNSVKEKILSFIGKKKTYQDILDTMEYVKLCIKTVSNIMKNAKTNKEYYFNKTDKKIKIPHTLYIQVDGTYLKMWNENKKGKEKIKKHSIFSTVHTGFDKTKSTKKRPVIANKLGVIELDNIPEYIKKNSKLTNFVNKLLILITSYYDINDNIEIMVLGDGAPWIKNIAKLIQEYFPKNKVHYTIDKFHLTSRFKKLYPYQSKNKQNKETYHKAVDYFFNAKYEELLECLENSTSFIKEVKMKFLKEIIRLIKNNEEGVRNQTLWNNIGCHIEGDISHYCKGVLVKKATYHGKTLKNKLNTSMINFKNKINLFNTNEPLEENRINYSVNNFVNNNLQPNLYFY from the coding sequence ATGATAAATTTTGATAAAAATTTTATTAAAAATTATTTTAATTTTTTAGATAAACAAAGTGTTGAGATTATTAAACAAAATTTAGAAAATTATGATGAATGAATTTTAAAAAATTATAAAACTCACGAAAGTTTAAAAGAATTTAAAAAATATAAAGTAAAAGAAATAAAACCAAAAACATTAATTACTATGGGAGGAAAAATAATTTTTAAAAGAAGAAAACTTTATAAAATTAATACAGAAACAGGTAAAGAAGAATATATTTTTCTTTTAGATAAACTTTTAGAAATTGAAAAATGACAAAGAATAGATAATAGTGTTAAAGAAAAAATATTATCATTTATTGGCAAGAAAAAAACATATCAAGATATTTTAGATACTATGGAATATGTAAAACTTTGTATAAAAACAGTTTCAAATATTATGAAAAATGCAAAAACTAATAAAGAATATTATTTTAATAAAACTGATAAAAAAATAAAAATACCACATACTTTATATATTCAAGTTGATGGAACTTATTTAAAAATGTGAAATGAAAATAAAAAAGGGAAAGAAAAAATAAAAAAACATAGTATATTTTCAACTGTTCATACTGGTTTTGATAAAACAAAATCAACTAAAAAAAGACCTGTAATTGCAAATAAATTGGGTGTTATAGAACTAGATAATATTCCAGAATATATTAAAAAAAATAGTAAATTAACTAATTTTGTTAATAAATTACTTATTTTAATTACAAGTTATTACGATATTAATGACAATATTGAAATTATGGTTTTAGGCGATGGTGCACCTTGAATTAAAAATATTGCAAAACTTATCCAAGAATATTTCCCCAAAAATAAAGTGCATTACACTATAGATAAATTTCATCTTACAAGTAGATTTAAAAAATTATATCCCTACCAAAGTAAAAACAAACAAAATAAAGAAACATATCATAAGGCGGTTGATTATTTTTTTAATGCTAAATATGAAGAATTATTAGAATGCTTAGAAAACAGTACTTCTTTTATAAAAGAAGTAAAAATGAAATTCTTAAAAGAGATAATTAGATTAATTAAAAATAATGAAGAAGGTGTCAGAAATCAAACATTATGAAATAATATTGGTTGTCATATTGAGGGTGATATATCACATTACTGTAAAGGTGTTTTGGTTAAAAAAGCAACTTATCATGGAAAAACTCTTAAAAATAAATTAAATACTAGTATGATTAATTTTAAAAATAAAATTAATTTATTTAATACCAATGAACCACTAGAAGAAAATAGAATTAATTATTCAGTTAATAATTTTGTAAATAATAATTTGCAACCAAACTTATATTTTTATTAG
- a CDS encoding DDE-type integrase/transposase/recombinase produces the protein MKENNIQAEYVKRMRRKILIKQNRNKNIIKYPDLVNRNFNDIKERFSILFTDVTYLIWNGKKHYQSTILDGYTKEIIDVKWSKFNNNKLVIDNLNDAINKIKKIKKDLNKTIIHSDHGYQYTSKDYNSKCLDNKIIISMSKNYHCADNIIIESFHSLLKKGTIHNKNYKSHNEYINDVKKWNKWYSNQKEKYIINESL, from the coding sequence ATGAAAGAAAATAATATTCAAGCTGAATATGTAAAGCGTATGCGTAGAAAAATATTAATAAAACAAAATAGAAATAAAAATATAATTAAATATCCTGATTTAGTAAATCGTAATTTTAATGATATTAAAGAAAGATTTTCAATTTTATTTACTGATGTAACTTATTTAATTTGAAATGGTAAAAAACATTATCAATCAACAATACTTGATGGATATACTAAAGAAATTATTGATGTAAAATGATCAAAATTTAATAATAACAAACTTGTAATTGATAATTTAAATGATGCAATTAATAAAATTAAAAAAATAAAAAAAGATTTAAATAAAACAATAATTCATTCAGATCACGGATATCAATATACATCTAAAGATTACAATAGTAAATGTTTAGATAACAAAATTATAATTTCAATGAGTAAAAATTATCATTGTGCAGACAACATTATTATTGAAAGTTTTCATTCATTACTTAAAAAAGGAACAATCCATAATAAAAATTATAAATCTCATAATGAATATATTAATGATGTTAAAAAATGAAATAAATGATATTCAAACCAAAAAGAAAAATATATAATAAATGAAAGTTTGTAA
- a CDS encoding PBSX family phage terminase large subunit, with product MLMPLVQKDIPLLLVFWLYNSFDKKSYKVAEYNHSNSTQQFKTELEQVKDILEFYNNQLNQYFNLIQQGISINVNDSAYSTLQSLNREKYNYTFGQYMTFKPAQKQKFKIRHRIEAFTMLINTNQLKWLWEKCPVSKTQYELIQWEDKSDAREERMLDLYDDTFDSDFYALHFELVNMVKHNSSADYKLWQQREWIT from the coding sequence GTGCTAATGCCACTAGTCCAAAAGGACATACCACTGCTGCTAGTTTTTTGATTATATAATTCATTTGATAAAAAATCATATAAAGTAGCAGAATATAATCATTCAAATTCTACACAGCAATTTAAAACTGAATTAGAACAAGTAAAAGATATTTTAGAGTTTTATAACAATCAATTAAATCAATACTTTAATTTAATACAACAAGGAATATCAATTAATGTTAATGATAGTGCTTATTCAACATTGCAAAGTTTAAATCGAGAGAAATATAATTATACTTTTGGTCAATATATGACATTTAAACCAGCACAAAAACAGAAATTTAAAATAAGACATCGTATTGAGGCATTTACAATGTTAATAAATACAAACCAATTAAAATGATTATGAGAAAAATGTCCTGTAAGTAAAACACAATATGAATTAATTCAATGAGAAGATAAGTCAGATGCCAGAGAAGAACGAATGTTAGATTTATATGATGATACATTTGATAGTGATTTTTATGCTTTACATTTTGAATTAGTTAATATGGTTAAACATAATAGTTCAGCAGATTATAAATTATGACAGCAAAGGGAGTGAATAACTTAA
- a CDS encoding DDE-type integrase/transposase/recombinase, with product MKENNIQAEYVKRMRRKILIKQNRNKNIIKYPDLVNRNFNDIKERFSILFTDVTYLIWNGKKHYQSTILDGYTKEIIDVKWSKFNNNKLVIDNLNDAINKIKKIKKDLNKIIIHSDHGYQYTSKDYNSKCLDNKIIISMGKNYHCADNIIIESFHSLLKKGTIHNKNYKSHNEYINDVKKWNKWYSNQKEKYIINESL from the coding sequence ATGAAAGAAAATAATATTCAAGCTGAATATGTAAAGCGTATGCGTAGAAAAATATTAATAAAACAAAATAGAAATAAAAATATAATTAAATATCCTGATTTAGTAAATCGTAATTTTAATGATATTAAAGAAAGATTTTCAATTTTATTTACTGATGTAACTTATTTAATTTGAAATGGTAAAAAACATTATCAATCAACAATACTTGATGGATATACTAAAGAAATTATTGATGTAAAATGATCAAAATTTAATAATAACAAACTTGTAATTGATAATTTAAATGATGCAATTAATAAAATTAAAAAAATAAAAAAAGATTTAAATAAAATAATAATTCATTCAGATCACGGATATCAATATACATCTAAAGATTACAATAGTAAATGTTTAGATAACAAAATTATAATTTCAATGGGTAAAAATTATCATTGTGCAGACAACATTATTATTGAAAGTTTTCATTCATTACTTAAAAAAGGAACAATCCATAATAAAAATTATAAATCTCATAATGAATATATTAATGATGTTAAAAAATGAAATAAATGATATTCAAACCAAAAAGAAAAATATATAATAAATGAAAGTTTGTAA
- a CDS encoding prolipoprotein diacylglyceryl transferase, with amino-acid sequence MNSLLLTSSPPNSGWIMPNNTPHHILATYGGWIHMYAFFITLGMIFSVLACFIWLKIKKVPIEPLIWSIFAIIPFSLFGASFFGKFNNDVNHPWVLDPGDVPFWSLFAFWKAGMSIHGGVLFGTITGLIVFGFVGRKAKVSLLIYIDCIIPNILLGQVLGRWGNFFNHELLGSVTSYDSLRWLPAFIRDNLWQLQGLSPEMDSGQIVFRQPIFLYESFFNFLAWLFITFFIPFAGQLFGKKPWKKNPKEYPFNSKYNFIHFFNQKYIKPDKMTWKEAWDKAYFNYMPNQKVLDEMPKSMQSQLSWKEKLTFKDKIKKWWHNDSAALTKLNNPEGYLITKSGVQTGFYFFLWNLIRFVLETQRDDPSTLFIKNHRALDYTVLLLIAVIGLGLAIYAQWGAPRKFRKNGFMYEKEYVNFHSLQTWKFGKYLNNNIVIGEDNYVDKLPTVIETKVMEFLGYENEVFEKYFELKYFKTNEQGKKNPEIINYSFNIAALPTAGNKFIDDLVVNQTFKIDLSKILQQTTLEITKPENIATLKLTKKFFGMLLNKVIHSPEKTAAIKTIWNNFYPYINEQKTTIFNLDVNDFIIFDELKIKPEAKKIEVSKFKFKENQFYSFNKNICFKIKWK; translated from the coding sequence ATGAATAGTCTTTTATTAACAAGTAGTCCCCCAAATTCAGGATGAATTATGCCAAACAATACGCCACATCATATTTTAGCCACATATGGGGGGTGAATTCATATGTATGCTTTTTTTATTACCTTGGGAATGATTTTCTCGGTTTTAGCTTGCTTTATTTGGTTAAAAATAAAAAAAGTCCCAATTGAGCCATTAATTTGGTCAATTTTTGCTATTATTCCATTTTCATTATTCGGCGCTAGTTTTTTTGGTAAATTTAATAATGATGTTAATCATCCTTGAGTGTTAGATCCTGGTGATGTTCCCTTTTGATCTTTATTTGCTTTTTGAAAAGCAGGAATGAGTATTCATGGTGGTGTCTTATTTGGCACAATTACAGGATTAATTGTTTTTGGCTTTGTTGGTCGGAAAGCAAAAGTTTCCCTTTTAATTTATATTGATTGTATTATTCCAAATATTTTATTAGGGCAAGTATTAGGACGTTGAGGTAATTTCTTTAATCATGAGCTATTAGGAAGTGTTACTTCATATGATTCGCTACGTTGATTACCAGCTTTTATTCGGGATAATTTATGACAATTACAAGGTTTATCACCAGAAATGGATAGTGGTCAGATTGTTTTCCGTCAACCAATCTTTTTATATGAATCATTTTTCAATTTCTTAGCATGGTTATTTATTACTTTTTTCATTCCTTTTGCTGGGCAATTATTTGGTAAAAAACCATGAAAAAAAAATCCCAAAGAATATCCGTTTAATTCAAAATATAATTTTATTCATTTCTTTAATCAGAAATACATTAAACCCGATAAAATGACATGAAAAGAAGCATGGGATAAAGCATACTTTAACTATATGCCAAACCAAAAAGTCTTAGATGAAATGCCAAAATCAATGCAAAGCCAACTTAGCTGGAAAGAGAAACTAACTTTTAAGGATAAGATTAAAAAATGATGACATAACGATAGTGCTGCTTTAACAAAATTAAATAATCCGGAGGGTTATTTAATAACAAAGAGTGGAGTACAAACTGGTTTTTATTTCTTTTTATGGAATTTAATTCGTTTTGTCTTAGAAACACAACGAGATGACCCATCAACTTTATTTATTAAAAACCATCGGGCATTAGATTATACAGTTTTACTTTTAATTGCGGTCATTGGGTTAGGATTAGCAATTTATGCGCAGTGAGGAGCGCCGCGAAAATTCCGTAAAAATGGTTTTATGTACGAAAAAGAATATGTTAATTTTCATAGTTTGCAAACGTGAAAATTTGGAAAGTATTTAAATAATAATATTGTTATTGGTGAAGATAATTATGTTGATAAACTGCCAACAGTAATTGAAACAAAAGTAATGGAATTTTTAGGATATGAAAATGAGGTTTTTGAAAAATATTTTGAGTTAAAATATTTTAAAACAAATGAACAAGGCAAAAAAAACCCCGAAATTATAAATTATAGTTTTAATATTGCTGCTTTACCAACAGCCGGAAATAAATTTATTGATGATTTGGTTGTTAATCAAACTTTCAAAATTGATTTAAGTAAAATTTTACAACAAACAACGTTAGAGATAACAAAACCAGAGAATATTGCTACTTTAAAATTAACAAAAAAATTTTTTGGTATGTTATTAAATAAGGTTATTCATTCTCCTGAAAAAACCGCGGCAATTAAAACAATTTGAAATAATTTTTATCCCTACATTAATGAACAAAAAACAACAATTTTTAACCTTGATGTTAATGATTTCATTATTTTTGATGAACTAAAAATTAAACCAGAAGCTAAGAAAATTGAAGTATCAAAATTTAAATTTAAAGAAAACCAATTTTATTCTTTCAATAAAAATATTTGTTTTAAAATAAAATGAAAATAA
- a CDS encoding phage terminase large subunit yields MLNNFTYLLETPYWLLQNSSIGNKYPFVKKYELVNEINQIGTRYSGKTISNIKMFGELLKISLLIKEPICIIASMYWSKDLKDSVFQNIWNMLDENHIPYTINLSNFTFTLSNGSKIYCKGLHSPSRKEKLKAFADLNKYKLVIDWREECDQFQEKDLSDLEFAIHGYKEKITINTCNLESLKRYIVGYCNELMLFNEEIMRSKYEQIKYIEKWSMKIIIHYSSWRLNYELPQNKVNEQLRLEQLDIERSRVWSWGLPGNTSGSISLRDILILCKQQILFNQRNY; encoded by the coding sequence ATGCTTAATAATTTTACTTATTTGTTAGAAACTCCTTATTGGTTATTACAAAATAGTAGTATTGGCAATAAATATCCATTTGTTAAGAAATATGAATTAGTAAATGAAATTAATCAAATTGGGACACGATATAGTGGTAAGACTATATCAAATATTAAAATGTTTGGTGAATTATTAAAAATTAGTTTATTAATTAAAGAACCAATTTGTATAATTGCTAGTATGTATTGAAGTAAAGATTTAAAAGATAGTGTCTTTCAAAATATATGAAATATGTTAGATGAAAATCATATACCTTATACTATTAATTTATCAAATTTTACTTTTACTTTATCAAATGGTAGCAAAATATATTGCAAAGGTTTACATTCGCCAAGCCGGAAAGAAAAATTAAAAGCATTTGCCGATTTGAATAAATATAAATTAGTTATTGATTGAAGAGAAGAATGTGACCAATTTCAAGAAAAAGATTTAAGTGATTTAGAGTTTGCTATTCATGGTTATAAAGAAAAAATAACAATTAATACATGTAATCTCGAAAGTTTAAAAAGATATATTGTTGGTTATTGTAATGAATTAATGCTTTTTAATGAAGAAATAATGCGTAGTAAATATGAACAAATTAAATATATTGAAAAATGAAGTATGAAAATTATTATTCATTATTCTAGTTGAAGATTAAATTATGAATTACCACAAAATAAAGTTAATGAACAATTAAGATTAGAACAATTAGATATCGAACGATCAAGAGTATGGAGTTGAGGACTACCTGGTAATACTAGTGGGTCAATCTCTTTGCGAGATATATTGATATTATGCAAGCAACAGATATTATTCAACCAACGAAATTATTAG
- a CDS encoding PBSX family phage terminase large subunit gives MQATDIIQPTKLLGGVDIANVTSPKGHTTAASFWLYNSFDKKSYKVAEYTHSNSTQQFKTELEQVKDILEFYSNQLNQYFNLIQQGISINVHDSAYSTLQSLNLEKYNYTFGQYMTFKPAQKQKFKIRHRIEAFTMLINTNQLKWLWEKCPVSKTQYELIQWEDKSDAREERMLDLYDDIFNSDFYALHFELVNMVKHNSSADYKLWQQREWIT, from the coding sequence ATGCAAGCAACAGATATTATTCAACCAACGAAATTATTAGGTGGTGTTGATATTGCTAATGTCACTAGTCCAAAAGGACATACCACTGCTGCTAGTTTTTGATTATATAATTCATTTGATAAAAAATCATATAAAGTAGCAGAATATACTCATTCAAATTCTACACAGCAATTTAAAACTGAATTAGAACAAGTAAAAGATATTTTAGAGTTTTATAGCAATCAATTAAATCAATACTTTAATTTAATACAACAAGGAATATCAATTAATGTTCATGATAGTGCTTATTCAACATTGCAAAGTTTAAATCTAGAGAAATATAATTATACTTTTGGTCAATATATGACATTTAAACCAGCACAAAAACAGAAATTTAAAATAAGACATCGTATTGAGGCATTTACAATGTTAATAAATACAAACCAATTAAAATGATTATGAGAAAAATGTCCTGTAAGTAAAACACAATATGAATTAATTCAATGAGAAGATAAGTCAGATGCCAGAGAAGAACGAATGTTAGATTTATATGATGATATATTTAATAGTGATTTTTATGCTTTACATTTTGAATTAGTTAATATGGTTAAACATAATAGTTCAGCAGATTATAAATTATGACAGCAAAGGGAGTGAATAACTTAA
- a CDS encoding DDE-type integrase/transposase/recombinase — MKENNIQAEYVKRMRRKILIKQNRNKNIIKYPDLVNRNFNDIKERFSILFTDVTYLIWNGKKHYQSTILDGYTKEIIDVKWSKFNNNKLVIDNLNDAINKIKKIKKDLNKTIIHSDHGYQYTSKDYNSKYLDNKIIISMGKNYHCADNIIIESFHSLLKKGTIHNKNYKSHNEYINDVKKWNKWYSNQKEKYIINESL, encoded by the coding sequence ATGAAAGAAAATAATATTCAAGCTGAATATGTAAAGCGTATGCGTAGAAAAATATTAATAAAACAAAATAGAAATAAAAATATAATTAAATATCCTGATTTAGTAAATCGTAATTTTAATGATATTAAAGAAAGATTTTCAATTTTATTTACTGATGTAACTTATTTAATTTGAAATGGTAAAAAACATTATCAATCAACAATACTTGATGGATATACTAAAGAAATTATTGATGTAAAATGATCAAAATTTAATAATAACAAACTTGTAATTGATAATTTAAATGATGCAATTAATAAAATTAAAAAAATAAAAAAAGATTTAAATAAAACAATAATTCATTCAGATCACGGATATCAATATACATCTAAAGATTACAATAGTAAATATTTAGATAACAAAATTATAATTTCAATGGGTAAAAATTATCATTGTGCAGACAACATTATTATTGAGAGTTTTCATTCATTACTTAAAAAAGGAACAATCCATAATAAAAATTATAAATCTCATAATGAATATATTAATGATGTTAAAAAATGAAATAAATGATATTCAAACCAAAAAGAAAAATATATAATAAATGAAAGTTTGTAA
- a CDS encoding recombinase RecT, translating into MTNELQQYIKGAIIKYELKVNEKYLKENILALEELKMKNGQSYLQLINNADNAKITALGIIKLSNKGLIFGKDFNIIPFKNKLTTIIDSKIYCKRIEEAGYSPRKSIIFKDEKFEWDTINSCPKIHEINFNANTSDYNEIIGPYAFAKDINGNYQGILLKKADIDHLKNSSPSGNSEYSPWNKWPKEMVEAKLYRKLAQELSIDIYWHWFRWKRN; encoded by the coding sequence ATGACAAATGAATTACAACAATATATTAAAGGTGCAATTATTAAATATGAATTAAAAGTTAATGAGAAATATTTAAAAGAAAATATTTTAGCACTTGAAGAATTAAAAATGAAAAATGGACAAAGTTATTTACAATTAATTAATAATGCAGATAATGCCAAAATTACAGCCTTAGGAATTATTAAATTAAGTAATAAAGGTTTAATTTTTGGAAAAGATTTTAATATTATTCCATTTAAAAATAAATTAACTACTATTATTGATAGTAAAATTTATTGTAAAAGAATTGAAGAAGCAGGATACAGTCCACGAAAATCTATTATATTTAAAGATGAAAAATTTGAATGGGATACTATAAATTCTTGCCCCAAAATTCATGAGATTAATTTTAATGCAAATACTAGTGATTATAATGAAATTATTGGTCCTTATGCTTTTGCAAAAGATATTAATGGAAATTATCAAGGTATTTTATTAAAAAAAGCAGATATTGACCATTTAAAAAATAGTAGTCCAAGTGGAAATAGTGAATATTCGCCTTGAAATAAATGACCAAAAGAAATGGTTGAAGCAAAATTATATCGTAAATTAGCACAAGAATTAAGTATAGATATTTACTGACATTGATTTAGATGAAAAAGAAATTAA